Part of the Vigna unguiculata cultivar IT97K-499-35 chromosome 3, ASM411807v1, whole genome shotgun sequence genome, tttgctcaaagtttgtggatgacttttgtaGCTTAATTAGTTACAATCAAGCTAAGTAGCGGATCGTATTGccgagtggatcattaattaatagcttaagggttaattgaaatttatggtCTTTTTAATTTGATGGTTAAGCTCCTATAAGTTATACCATTTCATCATAAGGCAGTTGagttttattagaaaataagaGTTTTATCCATTATCTTATGAGAGTGATCCAAGTTCTTGAGTgatcaagaatccatgagttaatcaaaggtcctttatccctttgtgtgtttcaactcttaggcttatcttccattcttgaatGTGATGTCTTCAATTGTTTCCATCTCTTTTATGTTCATTTTTAGAGTGTGACAATGAGCAAAGAcaaggatccacttgaagaacttggaggacctatgacaaggtctagagcaaagaaagcaaaagaagctCTACAACAAGTGTTGTCAATATTATTGAGTACAAGCCCAGTTTGAAGGAGAAAAGACAAAAGTTGTAAATTGCATCGCGGGCCCAAATGGAAGAGGACTAACGCGCCAGAttaatgcagtttcttttatttaaaaaaaggcATTGACatcttaagaaccagccttggAAGACTAAGAAGACCTTGCTGAATAATTTTGGATGACTTTTTGGCTGCCCCAATTTCAGTTATAATTAGCATTAGGTAGTGGACAATTATTACTTGATTGGTTTATTATTAGCACTAGTGGGATATAATGACAATTAATGGTCTTTTTGTAACCCTAATGGTTAAAGcctctatataagctgaaccatttcttatcaatgaaatcaagttaagttttgttcagaaattcaattttctatctaatagtgagagtgattctcctagttcttgagtgattcaagaacccttGGCTGTATCAAAGGATTTTGCCATCCTTTGTGTGTTGCCTCCTTTGGGAAAGAGCGAttctttccttccacttttagattcaccccttattactttcttcttcacccaattttcaaaagaatatctAATTCTGCCCACAAAACATCTCGTGGTCATAACTAGTTCtaaccctaaaagaaaaaaaaaatcctaagtCAGCCCTTGTGCAATGAGATTATATCATTTGGTATCAAGCTTCGGTTTAAGGGTTTGAACGTCAAATTGGTAACATCCTtccttctttcttattttaccAATTCATTACCTTATTACTTGTATTATTTATGTTGTGCTGAATCATTGCAAAAGTTAGGCccttctaaaaattaaaaaagaaatagttacAGCAATTCGTAATTGTACTGAaactgtgaaaaaaaaattgggccGAATGATTCATGCCTCGTAACAATTTTTATAAGGTAATATATTGGTGTTATTGAAGGATTGTTGTGATTTCCTTCTTTTACCTACTTTTCttggcctttttttttctttgttaaccTTTTTTGTCTACTTACAAGCGTTTCGCTGCACATTTGGAGAATTGTTCTTTGTTATGGCCATAATCTCTTGAATTGCCTAAGAAACCAAGGAGAAttgagtggtaaaaggcaagagtgttttatttttagtaaaagcCAATCTGTGAGTGCAAACACTTGAGTGggtgagaaaattttcaaacaccatatatatatattttgttcttgTTACCTTGATCTGTTGTTAATCATGGCAGAAAGGAATGATATTCAGATGCAAATTGCTGCATTATCTCAACATTTGGAGAGGttgatgaagcaacacaagatGAGTTTCATGATAGGTTGGACCACTAGAGAATAGAACCCCAccaagaggaggaggaggagggccACAAAGGAATGAAGGGAGAATAGAAGGAGTAAGGTTGAATGTGCCACCTTTCAAGGGGAGGATGATCTGAAGCTTACTTGGAGTGGGAGCTCAAATTGAGCATGTATTTTCTTGCAATAATTATAGTGAGGAGCAAAAGGTAAGGCTTGCAGCAACTGAATTTTTTGATTATGCTTTAATTGGTGGAACAAGTTGCAAAGACAGAGGATTAGAGATGAGGAGCCTTTGGTGGACACTTGGGGTGAGATGAAAAGGGTCATGAGGAAGCGGTATGTACCTTCTAGCTTCATAGGgacttaaaattgaaactaCAAAGACTTTCTCAAGGAAGCAAGGGAGTGGATGAGTATTATAAGGAGATGGAGATTCTTATCATCCAAGCCAAATTGAAGAAGATCCTGAGGTAACTATGGCACGTTTCCTTAATGGATTAAATCATGATATTAAGATGTTGTTGAGTTGCAGGAGTTTGTGGAGATGGAGGATCTATTGCATAAAGCCATACAggtagaacaacaaattaaaagaagagTACAACAAGAAAGAGTTCTACCAATTTCAATTCTTCAAACTGGAAAGATAGAGTAAAGAAAGAAGGTGTTGCCTCCTCTAGCAATTCAGTGCTTTCTAATGAAGgaaaaattgttcaaaagaaACCTGAACATCCACCAAAGAGGACTAGAGAAgtgaatgttttaaatgtttgggcaTGGGACATTATGCCTATGAGTGTCCTACAAAGAAGATCGTTCTTCTTAAGGATAATGGGGAGTACACAAGCgattctgatgatgatgatggagagGTAGAAGAGAGTGATGGCGAGTTGAAACCTAATGTAGGAGAGTTATACATGATTAGAAGGATGTGGGAAGGTCAAGTCAAGGCGAGGATGCATCTCAAAGGgagaatatttttcatacaagatgttCAGTTAATGGTAATGTATGTTTGGTAatcattgatggaggaagttgtACCAATGTGGTGAGTTCAAGATTAGTGTCAAAATGAACATGGACACTAAACCACATCCTAGGCCATACAAACTTCAATGGCTTAGTGAAGGAGAAGAAGTCCAAGTGAACAGCAAGCTGAAGTCTCTTTCTCCAttgggaaatatgaagataagaTCTTATGTGATGTGGTTCCCATGGAGGCTAGCCATATTCTTTTGGGAAGACCGTGGCAGTATGACATTAAAGCCATTCATGATGGTTTCACTAACAAAATCTCTTTCATGTATCAAGATAAAAAAGTGGTCCTCAAACCCTTGTCTCCTAAAGAGGTGTGTGaggatcaaataaaaatgagagaaaagttagcaaatgagagaaagagtgaaacacttgaaaggaaaaagaaaaagagtgaaacacttgacaGGAAAATGAGAGAAATGAAACATTTGAGGGTAAGCAAGTTTATTTAGCAAGAGAAAGATAGGTAAGGAGGGTGCTTTGCGCAAGATAGCCCCTCTACTTATTGTTTtgtcaaaatcaaatttcaaattctgaCCATTTGGCAAATTTGAATTGCCCTCTAGTATTGAGTCCCTTTTGCAGGATTATAAAGATGTGTTTCCAGCAAGTGTCCCTGATGGTTTGCCACCTTTGAGAGGAATTGAGCATCACATTGATCTCATTCCGGGAGCTGCTTTGCCCAATAGGCCAGCTTATAGGAGCAACCCACAAGAGACCAAAGAGATTGAAAAACAAGTTACTGAACTCATGAGTAAAGGTTGGGTGAGGGATAGCATGAGTCCATGTGCTGTACCTGTGATTTGGTGCCAAAAAGGATGGCTCATGGAGGATGTGTTCTGATTGTAGAGCAATAAACAACataccatcaagtataggcatccaatTCCAAGGTTAGATGATCTTCTTGATGAACTTTATGGTGCAtgtgtgttttctaaaattgatcttaaaAGTGGCTATAATCAGATTAGGATTagagaaggtgatgaatggaaaactgcttttaaaactaaatatggATTGTATGAGTGGTTGGTTATGCCCTTTGGTTTGACAAATGCACCTAGTACTTTTATGCGGTTAATGAACCATGTTTTAAGAGAGTTTATTGGTAaatttgttgtggtgtactttgatgatatTCTGATCTATAGCACCAGTCTTGAGTTGCATGTTGAGCATTTGCAATCTGTTTGGTTGttcttagaaaagaaaaattgtatgcCATTTGGAAAATGCATCTTTTATTCTGATCATGTGgtgtttttgggttttgttgtGAGTGCTAAAGGGTGTACAAGTTGATGCGAAAAGgtcaaggccatccaagaatggcctacacCTAAGACTGTCAGTGAGGTGAGGGGGTTTTCATGGTTTAACAAGTTTTTACAGAGATTTGTTAAGGATTTTAGTACCCTGGCTGCACCtctaaatgaaattttaaaagaatgtgGGTTTTAAATGGGGAGAGAAACAAGAGGAGGCCTTTGCTTCCCTCAAGCATAAGCTAACTAATGCACCTATTTTGCCATGCCTAATTTtgcaaaatcttttgaaaattgagtgtgatgcatcaaatgtGGGTATTGGGGTTGTTTTGCTGCAAGATGGACATCCATTGCTTTTTAGTGAAAAGTTAAGTGGGGCTGCCCTTAACTATTCTActtatgataaggaattgtatgcttTGGTTAGAGCTTTAAGACTTGGCAACACTATTTGTTACCCAAAGAATTTGTCATTCACAGTGATCATGAGTCCTTGAAATACTTGAAAGGACAAGGTAAGCTTAATAAGAGGCATGCTAATGGGTAGAGTTTTTGGAGCAATTTCCGTACGTAATCAAGTATAAAAAGGGGAAAGGAAATATAGTGGCTGATGCACTTTCTAGGAGGCATGCATTGCTTTCTATGCTTGAAACTAAACTGTTTGGTCTTGAATCTTTGAAGACATGTACAAGGATGATGCAAATTTTGCTGAAATATATGGTGCATGTGAAAAGTTTTCTGAAAATGGTTACTATAGGCATAATGGATTCTtgtttaaatcaaataaattgtgTGTGCCTAAGTGTTCCATTAGAGAGTTGCTTGTGACGAATCACATGAAGGAGGTTtgatgggtcattttggggttcAAAAGACTTTGGAAATTTTGCAAGAGCACTTCTTTTGGCCTCATATGAAACGTGATGTACATAAGTTTTGTGATCACTGCATTGTGTGTAAAAAAGCTAAATCTAAGGTGAAGCCTCATGGATTATATACTCCTTTACCTGTTCCTGAATATCCTTGGACTGATATTTCAATGGACTTTGTTATGGGGCTGCCTAAACAAAGAATGGAAAGGAtttgtctttgttgttgttgacagattttctaaaatggcacacTTCATACCTTGCAAGAAGGTGGATGATGCTTGTCATGTGGCTGACTTGTTTTCAAGGAATAGTAAGACTTCATGGACTACCAAGGAGCATT contains:
- the LOC114175299 gene encoding uncharacterized protein LOC114175299, with protein sequence MGHYAYECPTKKIVLLKDNGEYTSDSDDDDGEVEESDGELKPNVGELYMIRRMWEGQVKARMHLKGRIFFIQDVQLMDYKDVFPASVPDGLPPLRGIEHHIDLIPGAALPNRPAYRSNPQETKEIEKQVTELMSKGWVRDSMSPCAVPVIWCQKGWLMEDVF